A genomic stretch from Oreochromis aureus strain Israel breed Guangdong linkage group 17, ZZ_aureus, whole genome shotgun sequence includes:
- the LOC116325457 gene encoding NADH-cytochrome b5 reductase 3, whose product MLSYIFRLIRGGFDSIINLIFRLLFPKKRPAITLEDPNIKYALRLIDKEIVSHDTRKFRFALPSPEHVLGLPIGQHIYLSAKIDGKLVVRPYTPVSSDDDKGFVDLVVKIYFKDVNPKFPEGGKMSQYLESLRIDDTIDFRGPSGLLVYKGKGVFAIQPDKKSPAEMKTAKHLGMIAGGTGITPMLQIVTAIMKDPDDKTVCHLLFANQTEKDILLRPELEEIQVSHPDRFKLWFTIDRAPENWEYSKGFISEDMVREHLPPPSNETLILMCGPPPMIQFACNPNLDKVCHADSRRFTF is encoded by the exons ATGCTCTCCTACATCTTTCGC CTGATCCGAGGCGGCTTTGACAGCATCATCAACCTCATCTTCAGGCTGCTCTTCCCAAAGAAGAGACCGGCCATCACCTTAGAGGACCCCAACATTAAGTATGCACTGCGCCTGATAGATAAAGAG attgtcAGCCATGACACAAGAAAGTTCCGCTTTGCACTGCCATCCCCTGAACACGTCCTTGGTCTCCCTATTG GGCAGCACATCTATCTGTCGGCAAAGATAGACGGGAAGCTTGTCGTCCGTCCGTACACACCAGTGTCCAGCGATGACGACAAAGGTTTTGTGGACCTGGTGGTGAAG ATCTACTTTAAAGACGTTAATCCAAAATTCCCAGAGGGCGGGAAGATGAGTCAGTACTTGGAGAGCCTCAGGATCGATGACACGATTGACTTCAGAGGACCCAGCGGCTTACTTGTTTACAAGGGCAAAG GTGTTTTTGCCATTCAGCCTGATAAAAAGTCGCCAGCTGAGATGAAGACTGCCAAGCATTTGGGCATGATCGCTGGAGGCACAG GCATCACTCCCATGCTGCAGATCGTCACAGCAATAATGAAGGATCCTGATGACAAAACAGTGTGTCACCTGCTGTTTGCCAACCAG ACTGAGAAAGACATCCTCCTGCGACCGGAGCTGGAAGAGATTCAGGTCAGCCACCCGGACCGGTTCAAGTTGTGGTTCACCATCGACAGAGCACCTGAAA ACTGGGAGTACAGCAAAGGCTTCATCAGCGAAGACATGGTGAGGGAACACCTGCCGCCTCCCAGCAACGAGACCCTCATCCTGATGTGCGGACCTCCACCGATGATCCAGTTTGCCTGCAACCCTAACCTGGATAAAGTCTGTCATGCCGACAGCCGCAGGTTCACGTTTTAG
- the ppfibp1a gene encoding liprin-beta-1 — MMSDASEMLAAALEQMDGIIAGSKAMDYSNGLFDCQSPTSPFLGGLRVLHLLEDLRAALELMDNEERDNLRCQIPDSTAEGLAEWLHGRMTNVHSSEAVYQERLSRLESDKECLILQVSVLTDQVEVQGEKIRDLDSCLEQHREKLNATEQLLQQELLNRTALETQKLELMTEVSSLKLKLSTVERDHRGNEGLYQEVTDLQFRVTDIENERVQCEKKLKATKEELQLLQRELEERELELRRLKDEGRLKVESHNRAEGAERDTEMLKMKRVLESLTSENDEKERRIKELEESLKKCKKMQELVKEKLNEDDYHDIPDDPSVSAAMEVDQVTVELEGEAGRSLGESVPCIAVLSEMNELDRERQLQAAGSTLDVPEPSSSAGTSSTDQGLNKTGPSSSSPAKGNATSEGNFGTKKARASFGRGFFKLRGGKQTGSAPNLAETEHKGTEHLDLAGAPPRKSHDKSPPTSSPETKKKSKGFKRFFGRLKRSHSTSFNLDDAAEMEFRRGGVRATAGPRLGWSHDTKQIAVDLPFSRWSKEEVCAWLHEQGLGFYVAQGQSWIKSGQTLLQASQHDLEKELGVKHPLHRKKLQLALQAVGSEEDLKGKLDHNWVTRWLDDIGLPQYKSHFDEARIDGRMLHYMTVEDLLSLKVGSVLHHLSIKRAIQVLRLNSYDPNCLRRRPSDESNVTPAEISQWTNHRVMEWLRSVDLAEYAPNLRGSGVHGGLMVLEPRFNVEALALLLNIPPNKTLLRRHLATHFHLLIGSEAQRLKQDCLENPDYTVLTATAKVKPRRLSFGGFGTLRKKRQDDGEEYVCPMNVEMPKNSSFQTSARIYEDNLEHLEKMEDSEGTVRQIGAFSEGINNLTSMLKDDVFFREVSACPPEYDPSEMHNNSNI; from the exons ATGATGTCTGACGCTAGCGAGATGTTGGCAGCAGCCTTGGAGCAAATGGATGGGATCATAGCAG GCTCCAAGGCCATGGACTACTCCAACGGGCTGTTTGACTGCCAGTCTCCCACATCGCCTTTCCTCGGTGGCCTTCGGGTCCTTCACCTGCTGGAGGATTTGCGGGCAGCACTGGAGCTGATGGATAATGAGGAGAGGGACAACCTGCGGTGTCAGATTCCTGATTCCACTGCAGAGGGTCTGGCGGAGTGGCTGCACGGACGAATG ACCAACGTCCACAGCTCCGAAGCAGTCTACCAAGAGCGTCTGTCACGACTTGAGAGTGACAAAGAGTGTCTTATTCTTCAG GTAAGTGTTTTAACAGACCAGGTGGAGGTGCAAGGTGAAAAGATTCGAGATCTAGACAGCTGTCTTGAGCAACATCGCGAGAAACTCAATGCTACTGAGCAGCTTCTTCAGCAG GAGCTTTTGAACCGGACAGCACTGGAGACCCAGAAGCTGGAGCTTATGACCGAGGTGTCCAGCCTGAAGCTGAAGCTATCTACTGTGGAGAGAGATCACAGAGGCAATGAG GGCTTGTACCAGGAAGTGACGGACCTGCAGTTCAGGGTGACTGATATAGAGAATGAAAGAGTGCAGTGTGAGAAGAAACTCAAAGCTACCAAA GAGGAGCTGCAGCTTctgcagagggagctggagGAGCGAGAGTTAGAGCTGAGGAGGTTGAAGGATGAGGGCAGACTGAAGGTGGAGAGCCACAACAGAGCTGAGGGGGCAGAAAGAG ATACTGAAATGTTGAAGATGAAGAGGGTTTTAGAGTCGCTGACGTCAGAGAACGATGAGAAG GAACGAAGGATTAAAGAGCTGGAGGAGTCCcttaaaaagtgcaaaaagatGCAGGAGCTGGTCAAAG AGAAGCTGAATGAAGATGACTATCACGATATCCCAGATGATCCCTCGGTCTCTGCAGCCATGGAGGTTGATCAGGTCACTGTGGAGTTGGAGGGGGAGGCAGGAAGGAGCTTGGGCGAG TCTGTTCCATGCATAGCGGTGCTCTCTGAAATGAACGAACTGGATAGAGAGCGACAGCTTCAGGCAGCCGGAAG TACCTTAGACGTCCCAGAGCCAAGCAGCTCAGCTGGAACCAGCAGCACTGATCAA GGCCTAAATAAAACAGGACCTAGTTCCTCTTCTCCAGCTAAAGGAAACGCCACAAGCGAGGGGAATTTTGGTACCAAGAAAGCCCGCGCTTCATTCGGCCGGGGCTTCTTCAAACTacgtggaggcaagcagacggGCAGCGCCCCGAACCTCG CTGAGACGGAGCACAAAGGCACAGAGCACCTCGACTTGGCCGGTGCTCCTCCCCGGAAATCCCACGATAAATCACCTCCAACGTCCTCGCCCGAAACCAAGAAGAAGTCCAAAGGGTTCAAGAGATTCTTTGGCAG GTTAAAGAGGAGCCACTCTACCTCCTTCAACCTCGATGATGCGGCCGAGATGGAGTTCAGAAGGGGTGGGGTCAGAGCTACAGCCGGTCCCAGACTTGGCTGGTCACATGACACCAAACAAAT TGCTGTTGATCTTCCTTTCTCACGGTGGAGCAAAGAGGAAGTTTGTGCGTGGCTTCATGAGCAGGGCCTCGGGTTTTATGTCGCGCAGGGTCAGAGCTGGATCAAATCAGGACAAACGTTACTGCAAGCATCACAGCATGACTTGGAGAAG GAGCTGGGCGTGAAGCACCCTCTGCACAGGAAGAAGCTGCAGCTGGCCCTGCAGGCTGTCGGATCAGAAGAAGATCTGAAGGGCAAACTAGACCACAACTGGGTGACGA gATGGCTGGATGACATTGGTCTCCCGCAGTACAAAAGTCACTTTGATGAGGCTCGAATTGATGGACGCATGCTGCACTACATGACAGTG GAGGACCTGCTGTCTCTGAAGGTTGGCAGTGTTCTCCATCACCTCAGCATCAAGAGGGCCATCCAGGTCCTCCGCCTCAACTCTTACGACCCCAACTGTCTCAGACGCCGTCCCTCTGATGAG AGCAACGTGACACCAGCAGAGATCTCGCAGTGGACCAACCACAGAGTGATGGAGTGGCTCCGCTCCGTGGACCTGGCGGAATATGCCCCCAACCTGAGGGGGAGTGGTGTTCACGGAGGGCTGATG GTGTTGGAGCCTCGATTCAATGTGGAAGCACTCGCCCTTCTGCTCAACATCCCTCCCAACAAAACCCTGCTGAGACGCCACCTGGCCACCCATTTCCACCTGCTCATTGGCTCCGAGGCGCAGCGGCTCAAACAGGACTGTCTGGAAAACCCAGACTACACTGTCCTCACAGCAACCGCCAAGGTCAAG CCGAGGCGCTTGTCGTTTGGAGGTTTTGGCACCCTGAGGAAGAAACGTCAGGACGACGGTGAGGAGTATGTGTGCCCCATGAATGTGGAAATGCCAAAGAACAGCAGCTTCCAGACTAGTGCTCGGATCTACGAGGATAACCTTGAGCACCTGGAAAAG ATGGAGGACTCTGAAGGAACCGTAAGACAGATAGGAGCCTTTTCTGAGGGAATCAACAATCTGACG AGCATGCTGAAGGACGACGTGTTTTTCCGGGAGGTGTCGGCGTGCCCTCCAGAGTATGATCCCTCAGAAATGCACAATAACTCAAACATCTGA